The genome window GTTCTATTCTTTATTAGGGGAATAACGCAGTAGGGTAGGCTTTTGTACACTATTTTTAAGGAGGATGTTTTTCGTGAAGATGATGAAATTCGTTCGTACTATGATTCTTACAGCATTAGTGATGGTCATGTGTTCCTCCATGGCTTTTGCCGCAACCACATTGAAAATAGCGAATTATTTTCCTGTGGATCATCCAGCCAATAAAGTACTTGCTGAAGTCTTTAAGCCTATGGTTGAAGCTAAAACCAATGGCTCTTTGCAGGTTCAGGTTTTCCCAAACAATCAGCTTGGTGCTGAGCAGGAGTTTGTAGAGGGAGTACAGCTCGGAACTATTGAAATGGCTCTTACAGGAAATCTTTGGGAAAATACTGTAGATCTTTTTAAGCTGCTTCAGCTTCCCTATATGTTTAATAGCTACGAACATGCAGACGCTGTCTTTAACGGCCCCATCGGAGAAAAAATTTATGAAAGCCTTAAGCCCCTCGGTGTAAAAATACTTGGTGCTTTCCCGAGAGGATTCAGAGTGATTTCTAATAACAAAAAGCCCATTAATTCCATCGAAGATTGTAAGGGCATCAAAATCAGAGTTTGGCAGGGTGAAGTTATTATTAAATTAATGCAGGGTTTTGGATTCAGCACT of Aminobacterium sp. MB27-C1 contains these proteins:
- a CDS encoding TRAP transporter substrate-binding protein, coding for MMKFVRTMILTALVMVMCSSMAFAATTLKIANYFPVDHPANKVLAEVFKPMVEAKTNGSLQVQVFPNNQLGAEQEFVEGVQLGTIEMALTGNLWENTVDLFKLLQLPYMFNSYEHADAVFNGPIGEKIYESLKPLGVKILGAFPRGFRVISNNKKPINSIEDCKGIKIRVWQGEVIIKLMQGFGFSTVVMPMSEVFTALQQGVVHGQDNPLMTSYYAGWYDVQKYVAMTNHIFGFQYFVINQKVWDKLSAEEQAAVNEATKASIAEITKLTKAEEKDVLQKTIDKGLEVTYPDLKPFVESAQPIIDSYVKSCPEAAPFIEQIREVGKQFEK